A single genomic interval of Arthrobacter sp. NicSoilB8 harbors:
- a CDS encoding cation:proton antiporter regulatory subunit, whose product MNVDETDLPGLGRRKDFMTASGRRIGVVEYREGQTELIVSTWDDPDTCQASVPLTADEAAALGNLLGGQRLAMQLSEEHREIPGIVTRQFSISAESPFQNQPMGKASIRTRSGVSIVAIMREGEVLPSPGPDVVLHPGDLLIAVGTQEGLDTAAGILRNG is encoded by the coding sequence ATGAACGTGGATGAGACGGACCTCCCCGGCCTCGGCCGGCGCAAGGACTTCATGACTGCATCGGGACGCCGGATCGGCGTGGTCGAATACCGGGAAGGCCAGACGGAACTAATCGTCTCGACCTGGGACGATCCTGACACCTGCCAGGCCTCAGTACCGCTGACCGCGGACGAGGCCGCCGCCCTGGGGAATCTCCTGGGCGGCCAGCGCCTGGCCATGCAGCTCTCCGAGGAGCACCGGGAAATCCCCGGCATCGTCACCCGCCAGTTTTCGATCAGCGCCGAGTCGCCCTTCCAGAACCAGCCGATGGGCAAAGCGAGCATCCGGACCCGCAGCGGGGTCTCAATCGTGGCCATCATGCGCGAAGGCGAGGTCCTCCCCTCGCCGGGACCCGACGTCGTGCTCCACCCCGGTGACCTCCTCATTGCAGTCGGAACGCAAGAAGGCCTGGACACAGCGGCCGGCATCCTGCGCAACGGATAA